The Chthoniobacterales bacterium genome has a window encoding:
- a CDS encoding tetratricopeptide repeat protein, which produces MPKAPILRRVLSASLRLTHGVFAFVFLLRLIALLRLTSSPFLLPSGSDMHFYDQWAQQISHGRLTDHLAFYGLPLYAYLLAFLYKVLGYSPFVPGFLQACLDAGTATLIFKITVRAVGPAKPDENEAGGPASRPTIWEPASVAGLLAAAGWAFFVPAQAYSVILMPTSWFVFAFWFVVWQIIKRDQAPSPWGFFGLGIIIGVTAMAVATILFLIPLVFAALLSKARASATAPSPLPVRLAAIALFLTGIGAGTSPCWLHNCFVARDPVFLSAHGGINFWLGNNPEATGYPHFPGLHAGQANMLRDSIDQAESAAGRTLKRSEVSQFWSAKARAYISSNTGAWVKLMARKIGNFWNGFEYDDLSVIANLCENRVLFPGPHFAIVAALAIPGLFFSLRARPATRWIAAAILLHMAAVLPVFVTERYRLAVVPGLLVLAVCGLKDLWEGFALGRYQRIASYLIVLAGAALVITLPRNDPTLWAVQPYDLGRQALESGDFKRAEEQLQRARFYVPDNPETNLALGNLRLAQGNQTEAISFYQAALRIDPAHKSALNNLGVIALDDHRPAEAKVYFLKALEQEPKNGKTHFLLARAELALGNLEGARIALAHALEREPDRTEYRQLKEDIERRSQP; this is translated from the coding sequence ATGCCCAAGGCGCCTATTCTCCGGAGGGTCCTGTCTGCTTCGCTTCGGCTCACTCACGGCGTCTTCGCCTTTGTCTTTCTGCTCCGGCTAATCGCCCTGCTCCGCCTGACCTCATCCCCCTTCCTGCTGCCGAGCGGCAGCGACATGCATTTCTACGATCAATGGGCGCAACAGATCTCCCATGGCCGGCTGACCGATCACCTCGCCTTTTACGGCCTTCCCCTCTACGCGTATCTCCTCGCGTTCCTTTACAAAGTCCTCGGTTACAGCCCTTTTGTTCCCGGCTTCCTTCAGGCCTGCCTTGACGCGGGGACTGCCACCCTGATTTTCAAAATCACGGTCCGGGCGGTGGGCCCCGCGAAACCGGACGAAAACGAGGCCGGCGGCCCGGCGAGCCGACCAACGATCTGGGAACCGGCCTCAGTGGCTGGCCTCCTGGCCGCCGCTGGCTGGGCTTTCTTCGTTCCGGCCCAGGCCTATTCGGTCATTCTGATGCCGACGTCTTGGTTCGTCTTTGCCTTCTGGTTCGTGGTTTGGCAGATCATCAAGAGAGACCAAGCGCCCTCCCCCTGGGGCTTTTTCGGCCTTGGAATTATCATTGGGGTTACGGCAATGGCGGTTGCGACCATTCTTTTCCTCATCCCGCTGGTTTTCGCCGCTCTCCTGTCCAAGGCGCGCGCTTCGGCTACAGCCCCGTCGCCCCTGCCGGTGCGCCTGGCGGCGATTGCCCTCTTTCTGACCGGCATCGGGGCCGGGACTTCACCATGCTGGCTTCACAATTGTTTTGTCGCTCGCGATCCGGTCTTTCTTTCCGCGCACGGAGGAATCAATTTCTGGCTCGGCAATAATCCCGAGGCTACCGGTTATCCTCATTTTCCCGGATTGCATGCCGGGCAAGCCAACATGCTGCGCGATTCGATTGACCAGGCCGAATCGGCTGCGGGAAGGACCTTGAAGCGCTCCGAAGTCTCTCAATTCTGGTCGGCGAAGGCCCGGGCCTACATCTCCAGCAATACCGGCGCCTGGGTGAAACTGATGGCACGCAAGATCGGGAACTTTTGGAATGGATTCGAATATGATGATTTGAGCGTGATCGCGAACTTGTGTGAGAACCGCGTCCTCTTCCCGGGCCCGCACTTCGCGATCGTGGCGGCCCTGGCCATACCGGGACTTTTCTTCTCCTTGCGCGCGCGCCCCGCCACCCGCTGGATAGCTGCCGCCATTCTCCTCCACATGGCCGCGGTCCTTCCAGTCTTCGTCACCGAACGTTATCGCCTGGCCGTTGTCCCCGGACTTCTCGTTCTGGCCGTCTGCGGGTTAAAAGATCTATGGGAGGGCTTCGCGCTCGGGCGCTACCAGCGCATTGCATCTTACCTTATCGTGCTGGCCGGCGCCGCTCTCGTGATAACCCTTCCACGAAACGATCCCACGCTCTGGGCCGTCCAGCCTTATGATTTGGGCCGGCAGGCCCTCGAATCCGGCGACTTCAAGCGCGCGGAAGAGCAATTGCAGCGCGCCCGCTTCTATGTCCCCGACAATCCCGAAACAAACCTGGCTCTGGGAAACCTCCGCCTCGCGCAGGGCAATCAAACCGAGGCAATCTCGTTCTATCAGGCGGCGCTGCGGATCGACCCGGCGCACAAGAGCGCCTTGAATAACCTTGGTGTGATAGCGCTGGACGATCACCGTCCGGCGGAGGCAAAAGTTTACTTTCTTAAGGCGTTGGAGCAGGAACCAAAAAACGGCAAAACCCATTTCCTGCTGGCCAGGGCCGAACTTGCCCTCGGCAACCTGGAAGGTGCCAGAATTGCTTTGGCTCATGCCTTGGAGCGTGAACCCGATCGAACTGAATATCGCCAGCTCAAGGAAGATATTGAACGACGTTCCCAGCCATAA
- a CDS encoding glycosyltransferase family 39 protein: MNDVPSHNSFSRGKLTEWAPLLLLLLIATVWLYRTPYSASNLEVPPDTVEYALAPLQFLETGDYKIIVEGRPLPPRYPPWFPVLAILPAYVLFGHDPGNAILPVTLMAVAGVGFAWAIGKRLGAAAGGILAGLAVLLLPSYGMWATQVMTDVPGTALMLATCLLYLRLRAGPQSISLYFGAGALIAFATLFRPVFAAMLFPFLLEILRARQKFIRATVVLLLPMVVAAAVTLAYNATTFGSPLRNGYKFWASIPMDYPSLIFSFSYLKMNLWLLGHSVFPYLLAVGIVAWLIVRKRERAALASSGRTFQDGLTFLVLTTGPILLFHLFYFFPGDRFHIPMFAGAAVLAGGMLGLLFRPRTTLLLKWLLPALLLLAIGSRIAVPEPVPHRRLAAERVRAHTPDNAIVISAIEPVYLERLAGHGSSRRIVPISRYVEYASKLLVRQRVDLPNPSRLDWRNSRLGALLRGGAVEAVKFVASEQLDALVAQAASGTPIFLDSTFVGEADAGVLNQLQQRFKFVQRAPYLYELQLP, translated from the coding sequence TTGAACGACGTTCCCAGCCATAATTCCTTCTCGCGCGGCAAGCTGACAGAGTGGGCTCCCCTGCTCCTTCTGCTCCTAATTGCCACGGTCTGGCTCTACCGCACCCCGTACAGCGCGTCGAACCTCGAGGTCCCGCCGGATACAGTCGAATATGCCCTCGCACCGCTCCAATTCCTCGAGACCGGTGACTACAAGATCATCGTGGAAGGACGGCCGCTGCCGCCCCGGTATCCGCCCTGGTTTCCGGTGCTCGCCATTTTGCCGGCTTACGTATTGTTCGGCCATGACCCCGGTAATGCCATCCTCCCGGTAACGCTGATGGCCGTGGCGGGCGTCGGCTTTGCCTGGGCAATAGGTAAGCGTCTCGGGGCCGCCGCAGGCGGGATCCTGGCGGGGCTCGCCGTCCTCCTCCTCCCCTCATACGGGATGTGGGCGACTCAGGTGATGACGGACGTGCCGGGAACCGCCCTGATGCTCGCCACCTGCCTCCTTTATCTACGGCTTCGAGCAGGTCCCCAATCGATCTCACTCTATTTTGGGGCGGGCGCCCTTATCGCGTTCGCGACGCTGTTCCGGCCGGTTTTTGCCGCGATGCTTTTTCCCTTCCTGCTCGAAATCCTCCGCGCCCGGCAGAAGTTTATTCGCGCTACCGTCGTTTTGCTCTTGCCGATGGTCGTCGCGGCCGCCGTCACCCTCGCCTACAACGCGACCACCTTCGGATCGCCTTTGCGCAATGGTTACAAATTTTGGGCCTCGATACCGATGGATTATCCGTCGCTCATATTTTCGTTTTCCTATCTTAAAATGAATCTGTGGCTGCTCGGGCATTCGGTGTTTCCATATCTTTTGGCCGTCGGAATTGTCGCCTGGCTCATCGTGCGAAAACGGGAACGCGCCGCCCTCGCATCCTCTGGCCGGACTTTTCAGGATGGACTGACGTTTCTCGTTCTTACCACGGGGCCGATCCTGCTCTTTCATCTTTTTTACTTTTTTCCCGGCGACCGTTTCCACATCCCCATGTTTGCGGGCGCCGCGGTGCTGGCAGGTGGAATGTTGGGTTTGCTATTCCGTCCCCGCACAACGCTGCTCCTGAAGTGGTTGTTGCCTGCGTTGCTCCTGCTTGCCATTGGATCTCGAATTGCCGTGCCCGAGCCCGTGCCGCATCGCCGGCTGGCTGCGGAGCGAGTCCGGGCGCACACCCCGGACAATGCGATCGTTATTTCCGCAATTGAGCCGGTATACCTGGAACGCCTGGCGGGGCATGGATCGTCACGACGGATTGTGCCGATTTCGCGATACGTGGAGTACGCCTCGAAATTACTGGTTAGGCAGCGCGTCGATCTTCCCAATCCTTCCCGGCTCGACTGGCGCAATAGCCGGCTGGGGGCTCTGCTCCGCGGTGGAGCGGTTGAGGCCGTCAAATTTGTCGCCAGCGAACAACTGGACGCACTCGTCGCCCAGGCCGCTTCCGGCACCCCGATTTTTCTCGATTCCACTTTTGTGGGCGAAGCGGATGCCGGAGTCCTGAATCAGCTTCAGCAGCGTTTCAAGTTCGTCCAGCGCGCCCCTTACCTTTACGAGCTTCAACTACCGTGA
- a CDS encoding glycosyltransferase family 39 protein: protein MTRPGLIADRWRTALFVALGLFLFTRLLTLTAFPIFNDEAIYLQYSQKIHEDWEKNKFVSMNGEFTDWKPPLQYWMAAPFVGWGNDPLVAGRLVACLASIAGLFGSYFFSKELFSEREGVFAAFLYVLCPTVLFHNNQFTAETFLFSAAPLFYWAVLKLIKPGKPAWVWALVATLLGTALLLFKQSGFLLLVVSIFLPFARLRDREDVTKEDKSTRQSGGERNWREFARNVLLIIAVIVCCRLAANAVLPSEFNAAREHFNSRWVLSLRELFNLPIDTWRANLVLVADYIGSFYSWIAVALFCVSCWFALRRRNLAELTLLIMCVVGGIGITFLLRGFNEYLFNTAVITALLPLLARMIVLVGQFTQTRKGELLRRALLLCAVLTFGFWGYQDIRMSISAGDYINRRSAWARANYLKSWSTGFGVKEIVAMLEKERGPGIIFTDAQWGNPGTALEVYRAKRFPNLRIVPISREFLDPAEARKLTDAAKKMAPTRLAIFSADSSGPRQQWIGNVEREMCGTRTEIRGDPDQTPIVVCRF, encoded by the coding sequence GTGACCCGGCCAGGGCTGATCGCGGATCGGTGGCGCACAGCACTCTTCGTCGCGCTCGGGCTTTTCCTTTTCACCCGTCTTTTAACCCTGACTGCCTTTCCCATCTTCAACGACGAGGCCATTTACCTGCAGTATTCCCAGAAAATTCACGAAGATTGGGAAAAGAATAAATTCGTCTCGATGAACGGCGAGTTCACCGACTGGAAACCACCGCTTCAATATTGGATGGCGGCGCCGTTCGTCGGATGGGGAAACGATCCTCTCGTCGCCGGCCGCCTTGTTGCGTGCCTCGCCTCAATCGCGGGACTTTTCGGTTCCTACTTCTTCTCGAAGGAGCTGTTCAGCGAAAGGGAGGGCGTTTTTGCCGCGTTTCTTTACGTGCTTTGCCCCACTGTGCTGTTCCACAACAACCAGTTCACGGCGGAGACTTTCCTGTTTTCGGCGGCGCCACTGTTTTATTGGGCGGTCTTGAAACTAATCAAGCCAGGCAAGCCGGCTTGGGTTTGGGCGCTGGTCGCAACATTATTGGGAACGGCACTTCTTCTCTTCAAACAGTCGGGGTTCTTGCTCCTGGTTGTCTCGATTTTCCTGCCCTTCGCGCGATTGCGGGACAGGGAAGACGTTACGAAGGAAGACAAATCCACAAGACAATCTGGCGGCGAGCGGAACTGGAGGGAGTTCGCCAGGAATGTCCTCCTGATTATCGCGGTGATTGTTTGTTGCCGCCTTGCTGCGAATGCAGTGCTTCCGTCGGAGTTCAACGCCGCCCGGGAGCACTTTAATAGCCGCTGGGTCTTGTCGCTTCGAGAGCTGTTCAATCTCCCCATCGATACTTGGCGCGCGAATTTGGTCCTGGTCGCCGACTACATCGGCTCGTTCTATTCCTGGATCGCAGTCGCGCTCTTTTGCGTTTCTTGTTGGTTCGCACTCCGGAGAAGGAATCTTGCGGAACTGACCCTTCTCATCATGTGCGTGGTGGGCGGAATTGGAATCACATTTCTACTCCGCGGCTTTAACGAATATCTCTTCAACACCGCCGTGATCACGGCACTCTTGCCTCTCCTGGCGAGAATGATTGTCCTCGTCGGTCAATTCACCCAGACGAGGAAGGGAGAGCTGCTTCGCCGGGCGCTACTGCTTTGCGCGGTGCTTACCTTCGGCTTTTGGGGCTACCAGGACATCCGGATGAGCATTTCCGCGGGGGATTACATCAACCGAAGGTCAGCATGGGCTCGCGCCAATTACCTCAAGAGCTGGTCAACCGGCTTTGGCGTAAAAGAAATCGTGGCGATGCTGGAAAAGGAGAGAGGGCCCGGAATTATCTTTACCGATGCGCAGTGGGGTAATCCCGGGACAGCGCTTGAGGTCTACCGCGCGAAACGCTTTCCGAACCTCCGGATTGTCCCTATCTCGAGAGAATTTCTCGATCCGGCCGAAGCGCGAAAACTGACGGACGCCGCGAAGAAGATGGCGCCGACCCGGCTCGCGATTTTCTCGGCGGACAGTTCCGGACCACGCCAGCAATGGATCGGCAATGTTGAACGCGAAATGTGCGGGACCCGGACCGAAATCAGAGGCGACCCTGACCAGACACCTATCGTCGTCTGCCGGTTTTGA